The Caldicellulosiruptor changbaiensis genome has a segment encoding these proteins:
- a CDS encoding polymorphic toxin-type HINT domain-containing protein: MVRSKLSRLIAIVLLVAFIFNFILPTQQFALAKQAKQVESTFKTTTFERKYEIPKTRTKLGCFTDEIYKLYEKLKADIEANDIDKVKSDIKNIKKVLKEIRKSIVTELDKNGKILDKLNATKAKQRHNRFKSELEKKLNNFEVLFDKLDELLNRVKEYKGKDMELLRNKLQEIENILNPEQPQQPLGTLPHNNASLTPPKPAIGNEAAASGYSVAQQESLANVLPKTPVDADLAETAETKFTQEIKNLADSLKTPVRMYEFVKNNIDFEPYYGSRKGATGTLNQLAGNDYDQASLLIAMLRYKGIPSRYVKGIVEVPVEKVKNWTGAQTAEAAVKVLGSLGIPTESVVSGGAIVAVRFEHVWVEAYVPYDYYRGAGAMKGQKVWVPLDPSFKQYSVESGLDIKAVTKVTDEQIMDAFKVSGERDGETITKIDIEKMSSFMDEIKGKLQAYIEGNNLSNVDTNKLIGGKKIKPEKLGMLPITLPFKIVTVLAKTNTIPDASSEKIGFSIRGNEPFNLNFSGTYDFSIQFKAVELYGKKITLSWIPATHEDEEIINHYGGLFKTPAYMVQLKPQLKIDGRVVAEGKAAGFGNRQEFTIEIGHVGRTVEKITNTVTVGGFYSICFDFGKIDVKELDAIKERVSVIKDTVNEESIYTDQVMGEILNSAGKTYFAQLDAFNSIMARAMKVSSVRQVSEAMTGYSPTVKYIFNTPVEVTGGSFYIDVDHDVMGVVSLEGKKQSERGYMITSGVIASALEHGIHEQIFKLPSVSAVKILTEASNRWIPIYTIGKDNIDRINELDVSEHVKTDITNAVNSGKIVIIPQKEIRYYNWQGAGYIVLDSETGAAGYMISGGLAGGSAAVDVMVALVSLTTLAWAIFDVLQISCALIAATNPLLAIIFYSLFVISTINLIMTLETIILYWETRDYEYASQLFGELILNIATFGVFKVIEYLVPGIMTLFKTVKNQLDEIAQIAEQFGDEVAEVAARYGPDAIEAIKRYGPDAARVINNYGDSAVKAMARGIDPALIEKMDSLAVKVNKLEKFKILSREAALKVVEAVETIKDYLKTSVGRVFEKIRSVYRIEDELDLTTVDGCEFGLSRAKLKKKLIEEGMSEDSAEESLKFLEEGCFTGDTIVITKEGKKRIDEIKIGDFVFAKDVNTGKTAYKKVKQIYVKSAEEIVHIKVGDDEVKTTKSHLFFTDSGWWEAAEDIKSGDKIVTQDGIMKVVYEVEVEKLSAPVKIYNLNIEDYHTYFVGSSGLLVHNDCTPEETKLWGKWPDVAEKFKIIEKEGFGKLDEGRKSFTQELDNVLIGNSLSKEEFLEYIKRFVHDEKEQKLPSEVRKILLKIRSSIPKPDEDTVLIRVLSPDEEMLNKYYINAENPSVSGFIACAADLEDTKTCEELVARLRLDYKGSPFPDHNKLSDIKYNEISCYIVVFKTKDVDKIKIPVSKNMFEDISDEELANLGIRKEHFILFEEDEELAERYLSKPFTGTGFTATGAGYSEHISNDVMNQMKDKAIPEYFVHFENPLSLKDGAFLIEMRGNKNMKVIARYSEVEKRFIRFEE; encoded by the coding sequence ATGGTGCGCAGTAAATTATCAAGACTGATTGCTATTGTATTATTAGTTGCATTTATATTTAACTTTATACTTCCAACTCAACAGTTTGCTTTAGCAAAACAGGCAAAACAAGTTGAGAGTACTTTTAAAACAACGACGTTTGAGAGAAAATATGAAATTCCAAAAACCAGAACAAAACTTGGCTGTTTCACAGATGAAATATATAAACTGTATGAGAAGCTCAAAGCAGACATTGAAGCCAATGACATAGATAAAGTGAAATCTGATATAAAAAACATAAAAAAGGTTTTAAAAGAGATTAGAAAATCTATTGTTACAGAACTTGACAAAAACGGTAAAATACTTGACAAGTTAAATGCAACTAAAGCCAAGCAAAGACATAATCGGTTTAAATCTGAATTGGAAAAGAAATTGAACAATTTTGAAGTCTTATTTGATAAGCTTGATGAACTTTTGAACCGCGTAAAAGAATACAAAGGTAAGGACATGGAACTTCTAAGGAACAAACTTCAGGAGATAGAGAATATATTAAATCCTGAACAGCCCCAGCAACCATTGGGTACACTTCCTCATAACAATGCTAGCTTAACTCCACCTAAACCAGCAATTGGTAATGAAGCCGCAGCATCTGGGTATAGTGTTGCACAACAGGAGTCTTTGGCAAATGTGTTGCCAAAGACTCCTGTTGATGCGGATTTGGCTGAGACTGCTGAGACAAAATTTACACAGGAAATCAAAAATTTAGCTGATTCACTCAAAACACCAGTGAGAATGTATGAATTTGTAAAAAACAACATAGATTTTGAGCCTTACTATGGTTCGAGAAAAGGTGCAACTGGCACGTTAAACCAGTTAGCCGGCAATGACTATGACCAAGCGTCGCTCTTAATAGCAATGTTAAGATACAAGGGCATTCCTTCACGATATGTTAAAGGTATTGTTGAAGTGCCTGTGGAGAAGGTAAAAAATTGGACAGGTGCTCAAACTGCCGAAGCAGCTGTAAAAGTGCTTGGCTCTCTTGGTATACCTACCGAATCTGTTGTGTCTGGTGGTGCAATTGTTGCTGTTCGATTTGAGCATGTTTGGGTAGAAGCATATGTACCCTATGATTACTATCGCGGCGCAGGGGCTATGAAAGGTCAAAAAGTGTGGGTTCCTCTAGATCCAAGTTTCAAACAATATAGTGTAGAATCGGGTTTGGATATTAAAGCAGTCACCAAAGTCACAGATGAGCAAATTATGGATGCATTTAAAGTTAGTGGTGAAAGAGATGGCGAGACCATCACGAAAATAGATATCGAAAAGATGAGCAGCTTCATGGATGAGATTAAAGGGAAGCTGCAAGCCTACATTGAGGGGAATAATCTTAGTAATGTTGATACTAACAAATTGATAGGTGGCAAGAAAATAAAGCCTGAAAAGCTGGGGATGCTTCCTATTACATTGCCATTCAAGATAGTTACAGTACTTGCAAAAACAAATACGATACCTGATGCAAGTAGTGAGAAAATAGGATTTTCAATCAGGGGAAATGAACCGTTCAACTTGAATTTTTCAGGAACGTATGATTTTAGTATTCAGTTCAAGGCAGTTGAACTATATGGTAAAAAGATAACTCTTTCATGGATTCCAGCCACACATGAGGACGAAGAAATTATCAATCATTACGGCGGGTTATTTAAAACACCTGCTTATATGGTTCAGTTGAAACCGCAGCTGAAAATAGATGGCCGGGTTGTTGCAGAAGGTAAGGCAGCAGGATTTGGAAATAGGCAGGAATTTACAATTGAGATAGGACATGTAGGAAGAACTGTTGAGAAGATAACCAACACTGTCACTGTTGGAGGATTTTATAGCATATGTTTTGATTTTGGCAAGATTGATGTTAAAGAACTTGATGCTATCAAAGAGAGAGTGTCAGTCATAAAAGATACAGTAAATGAGGAAAGCATTTATACAGATCAGGTAATGGGAGAGATTTTAAATAGTGCAGGTAAGACATACTTTGCTCAGCTTGATGCATTTAATTCAATTATGGCAAGAGCAATGAAGGTAAGTTCTGTTCGCCAAGTTAGTGAAGCAATGACTGGCTACAGCCCAACTGTAAAGTATATATTCAATACTCCTGTTGAGGTAACAGGCGGTTCGTTTTATATTGATGTAGACCATGATGTAATGGGTGTTGTTAGTCTTGAGGGTAAAAAGCAGAGCGAACGAGGATATATGATAACATCAGGAGTAATAGCTTCTGCGCTAGAGCATGGGATACACGAACAAATATTTAAATTACCTTCAGTTTCAGCAGTAAAGATACTTACAGAAGCAAGCAATAGATGGATACCTATATATACTATAGGCAAGGATAACATTGACAGAATAAATGAACTGGATGTTTCCGAGCATGTTAAAACAGATATCACCAATGCTGTTAACAGCGGGAAGATAGTAATAATACCGCAAAAAGAGATAAGGTACTACAACTGGCAGGGAGCAGGTTATATAGTTTTAGATTCGGAAACTGGCGCAGCAGGATACATGATAAGCGGAGGGCTTGCAGGTGGTTCTGCAGCTGTTGATGTTATGGTTGCGCTGGTTAGTTTAACTACACTTGCTTGGGCTATATTTGATGTACTGCAAATATCTTGTGCTTTAATTGCTGCAACCAATCCGCTTTTAGCAATTATATTCTATTCATTGTTTGTAATCAGCACAATCAATCTCATTATGACGTTAGAAACAATAATTTTGTACTGGGAGACAAGAGATTATGAATATGCAAGCCAACTGTTTGGCGAGTTGATACTAAATATTGCTACATTTGGAGTATTTAAGGTAATTGAATATTTAGTACCGGGTATTATGACGTTATTCAAGACGGTAAAAAATCAACTGGATGAGATAGCCCAGATAGCTGAACAATTTGGAGATGAAGTTGCTGAAGTTGCAGCAAGATACGGTCCTGATGCGATTGAGGCTATAAAGAGGTATGGTCCAGATGCTGCGAGAGTGATCAACAATTATGGTGATAGTGCAGTAAAAGCTATGGCAAGAGGTATTGACCCTGCGCTTATTGAAAAAATGGACAGTTTAGCTGTTAAGGTAAATAAGCTTGAAAAATTCAAGATACTATCTCGTGAAGCAGCTCTCAAAGTTGTTGAGGCAGTGGAAACAATAAAGGACTACTTGAAAACATCTGTGGGAAGAGTTTTTGAAAAGATTAGGTCTGTGTACAGGATTGAAGATGAGTTAGATTTAACAACAGTGGATGGATGTGAATTTGGCTTATCAAGGGCAAAACTGAAGAAGAAATTAATAGAAGAGGGAATGAGTGAGGATTCGGCTGAAGAATCACTAAAATTTTTAGAAGAAGGTTGCTTTACCGGGGACACAATTGTTATTACAAAAGAGGGTAAAAAGAGGATAGATGAGATAAAGATAGGTGATTTTGTTTTTGCGAAGGATGTCAATACAGGTAAGACAGCTTATAAGAAAGTTAAACAGATTTATGTCAAGAGTGCGGAAGAAATTGTTCATATCAAAGTTGGAGATGATGAAGTAAAAACTACGAAATCGCACTTATTCTTTACAGATTCGGGCTGGTGGGAAGCAGCTGAGGATATAAAAAGTGGTGACAAAATAGTAACACAAGATGGTATAATGAAAGTAGTATATGAAGTAGAAGTTGAGAAGTTAAGCGCACCTGTAAAAATTTATAATCTCAACATAGAAGATTATCATACTTACTTTGTTGGAAGCTCTGGATTGCTTGTGCATAATGACTGCACACCTGAGGAGACTAAACTTTGGGGAAAATGGCCAGATGTAGCCGAAAAATTTAAGATAATTGAAAAAGAAGGTTTTGGTAAACTTGACGAAGGCAGAAAATCTTTTACCCAGGAATTAGATAATGTTCTTATAGGAAATTCACTTTCGAAAGAAGAGTTTTTAGAGTACATTAAGAGATTTGTTCATGACGAAAAAGAACAAAAACTTCCATCTGAAGTAAGGAAAATATTGCTTAAAATTAGAAGCTCAATACCAAAACCAGATGAGGATACAGTATTAATAAGAGTTCTAAGCCCTGATGAGGAGATGTTAAATAAATATTATATAAATGCGGAAAATCCATCTGTAAGTGGATTTATAGCGTGTGCAGCTGACCTTGAAGACACTAAGACTTGTGAGGAACTTGTAGCACGACTAAGGTTAGATTACAAAGGTTCACCATTTCCGGATCATAATAAGCTATCTGATATTAAATATAATGAAATATCATGCTATATTGTGGTATTTAAAACGAAGGACGTAGACAAGATAAAAATTCCAGTTAGCAAAAATATGTTTGAAGACATTTCGGATGAAGAGCTTGCTAATTTGGGTATTCGTAAAGAACATTTTATTTTATTTGAGGAGGATGAAGAGTTAGCGGAAAGGTATCTTTCCAAACCATTCACAGGGACTGGATTTACAGCAACAGGTGCTGGATACAGTGAGCATATAAGCAATGATGTAATGAATCAAATGAAAGACAAGGCAATACCGGAGTATTTTGTTCACTTTGAAAATCCCCTAAGTTTAAAAGATGGTGCATTTTTGATAGAAATGAGAGGAAATAAGAATATGAAAGTGATAGCAAGATATTCTGAAGTAGAAAAAAGATTTATACGTTTTGAGGAGTAA
- a CDS encoding toxin-antitoxin system YwqK family antitoxin, with translation MLFRMLYGCEKVCVYRGKEYCYENCYIPGTYILKGYRLISTDEEDVKLRGFRPVEGERGIYEKVVLVDDVTAVYERKWQIRYKGYWVQKYYGWFVTSSVNEIQIIKSAKENEGYGFLDISENAGPDNRDFVKTIDVLDLDEVIEVWEVKDGYSRYLDRMGEDEEKKGGEEAEAEKERDGVERGYYADGRLKYEIYYSKGKEHRGDGPAYVKYYDNGKKEIEIYYRGGKVHREDGPAYIRYSYRGEVVAKVYYVDGKVHREGGPAKIEYYESGKVKEECYYREGKLHREDGPARVVYYEDGAKKIEEYYIEGKHHREGGPGYICYFRDGRIRGETYFKEGRRHREGGPANVWYYDNGVKEFEEYFKGGKLHREDGPAAVWWYKHGQEKAVEYCIEGKWRRGEEPCMVWYYEDGRVKETFYRLPPLSEEEREKYKYKFYTARYYENGNPMWIEWGGREGSSYYNEDGSEHKLVY, from the coding sequence ATGCTATTTAGGATGTTGTATGGATGTGAGAAAGTCTGTGTTTACAGAGGCAAAGAATATTGTTATGAAAATTGCTATATCCCGGGGACTTACATTTTGAAAGGATACAGATTAATATCGACAGACGAAGAAGACGTTAAGTTGAGAGGATTTAGACCGGTGGAAGGGGAGAGAGGGATTTATGAGAAGGTAGTGTTAGTGGATGATGTGACAGCTGTGTATGAAAGGAAGTGGCAAATAAGATACAAGGGATACTGGGTTCAAAAATACTATGGGTGGTTTGTTACATCTTCTGTAAATGAGATACAAATAATAAAATCTGCGAAAGAAAATGAGGGATATGGATTTTTAGACATAAGTGAGAATGCAGGACCAGATAACAGGGATTTTGTAAAGACGATAGATGTGCTTGATTTGGATGAGGTAATAGAGGTTTGGGAAGTTAAGGACGGCTACAGCAGATATTTGGACAGGATGGGAGAGGATGAAGAGAAGAAAGGGGGTGAAGAGGCAGAAGCGGAGAAGGAGAGGGATGGAGTTGAGAGGGGGTATTATGCAGATGGCAGATTGAAGTATGAGATATATTACAGCAAGGGCAAAGAGCACAGGGGGGATGGACCTGCGTATGTGAAATATTACGACAATGGGAAGAAGGAGATAGAGATATATTATCGAGGAGGGAAGGTTCACAGGGAAGACGGACCTGCGTATATAAGATATTCATACAGAGGGGAAGTTGTTGCGAAGGTGTATTATGTTGATGGGAAGGTTCACAGGGAAGGAGGGCCAGCGAAGATTGAGTATTACGAGAGTGGGAAAGTTAAGGAGGAGTGCTATTACAGGGAAGGTAAGCTTCACAGGGAAGATGGACCTGCGAGAGTAGTGTATTACGAGGATGGAGCGAAGAAGATAGAGGAGTATTACATTGAAGGCAAGCATCACAGGGAAGGAGGACCTGGGTATATATGTTATTTCAGAGATGGTAGGATAAGAGGAGAGACGTATTTTAAAGAAGGCAGGAGGCACAGGGAAGGAGGACCAGCGAATGTGTGGTATTATGACAATGGAGTGAAGGAATTTGAGGAGTATTTCAAGGGGGGTAAACTGCACAGAGAAGATGGGCCTGCGGCAGTGTGGTGGTACAAACACGGTCAGGAAAAGGCAGTGGAATATTGCATTGAAGGTAAGTGGCGTAGGGGAGAAGAGCCCTGCATGGTGTGGTATTATGAAGATGGCAGGGTAAAAGAAACATTTTATAGATTGCCACCTTTGAGTGAAGAAGAAAGGGAAAAGTACAAATATAAGTTTTATACAGCAAGATATTACGAAAATGGAAATCCAATGTGGATTGAATGGGGGGGAAGAGAAGGGAGTTCATACTACAATGAAGATGGTTCTGAGCATAAATTGGTTTACTGA
- a CDS encoding RCC1 domain-containing protein, producing MRKAVQVSCGDNYTLAVLSDGSVWAWGSNWNGELGIGEKGGIFATPVRVKGLEDIVMVSAGKDHNLALRRDGTVWAWGRNEGGQLGDGTRESKLVPVQVKGLKDVVMVAAAEGHSLALKRDGTIWVWGFNSDGVLGLNEIVTHCEVPLKVEGLGEIVSIATNRYLVFALRKDGRIVAWGKRWHKHLCGDIDLWDKRKFIIIDKLEDIVAIALGENHAVALRQDGRVLTWGVFEYDLWRENERIFPVLIERELLEDVRMIAAGYKHALVVKGDGSVWAWGMNRRGQLGDGTVVSKVFPVRVGGIEGVVSISGGGWHTVAVKEDGSIWGWGFNYFGQVGSRDGVVREENYVITTPIEVFDKSFFC from the coding sequence ATGAGGAAGGCAGTGCAGGTTTCATGTGGAGATAATTATACGCTTGCGGTATTAAGTGATGGTAGTGTATGGGCATGGGGTTCGAACTGGAATGGGGAGTTAGGGATAGGTGAGAAGGGTGGCATTTTTGCCACTCCTGTGCGAGTAAAAGGATTAGAGGATATAGTGATGGTGTCAGCGGGGAAAGACCATAATCTTGCGCTGAGGAGAGACGGGACAGTATGGGCTTGGGGCAGGAATGAAGGCGGGCAGCTTGGAGATGGGACGAGGGAGAGCAAGTTAGTTCCTGTGCAAGTAAAAGGCTTGAAAGATGTAGTGATGGTAGCTGCGGCGGAGGGGCATTCTTTGGCATTGAAAAGAGATGGGACAATTTGGGTTTGGGGGTTTAATAGTGATGGAGTATTGGGTTTAAACGAGATAGTAACCCATTGTGAGGTTCCGCTGAAGGTAGAGGGTTTGGGTGAGATAGTATCGATAGCGACGAACAGATATTTAGTTTTTGCATTGAGGAAGGACGGCAGGATAGTAGCATGGGGGAAAAGATGGCACAAACATCTATGTGGTGATATAGATTTATGGGACAAAAGAAAGTTTATTATAATAGATAAGTTAGAAGACATAGTGGCGATAGCATTGGGTGAGAATCATGCGGTGGCGTTGAGGCAAGATGGCAGAGTGTTGACATGGGGAGTTTTTGAGTATGATTTGTGGAGAGAGAATGAACGTATTTTCCCTGTGCTTATTGAGAGAGAGTTATTGGAAGATGTGAGGATGATAGCGGCTGGGTATAAGCATGCGCTGGTGGTGAAAGGAGATGGCAGTGTGTGGGCATGGGGTATGAACAGGAGAGGACAGCTTGGAGATGGGACTGTAGTGAGCAAGGTTTTTCCTGTTAGAGTGGGGGGGATAGAAGGAGTTGTATCGATATCAGGAGGAGGCTGGCACACAGTAGCAGTTAAGGAAGATGGGAGTATCTGGGGCTGGGGATTTAACTATTTTGGGCAGGTAGGCAGCAGGGATGGTGTTGTGAGGGAAGAGAATTATGTAATAACAACTCCTATTGAGGTTTTTGATAAGTCTTTCTTTTGTTGA
- a CDS encoding bacteriohemerythrin, with the protein MSQIEWKEQYTLGDEGFDEDIKKIVERMNKILHAYEQPESQKDVLEELRFLGNNLAISFSRQEYRMKKYLYPPYFSHKREHDSFLEKYKKYREEAGKEGELVAAVMKIRGIIEEWLENHVIVEDKKLVAFLKKKEQGM; encoded by the coding sequence GTGTCGCAGATAGAATGGAAAGAACAGTATACTTTAGGTGATGAAGGTTTCGACGAGGATATCAAAAAAATTGTTGAGAGAATGAATAAAATTTTACATGCCTATGAACAGCCTGAAAGTCAAAAAGATGTTTTAGAAGAGCTACGCTTTTTGGGGAATAATTTAGCTATTAGTTTTTCACGTCAAGAATATCGCATGAAGAAGTATTTGTATCCGCCCTATTTTTCACACAAGAGAGAACACGACAGCTTTCTTGAAAAATATAAAAAGTATCGAGAGGAAGCAGGAAAGGAAGGAGAGTTAGTAGCTGCTGTTATGAAGATAAGAGGGATTATTGAAGAGTGGTTAGAGAACCATGTAATTGTAGAGGATAAGAAACTAGTAGCTTTTTTAAAAAAGAAGGAGCAGGGGATGTAG
- a CDS encoding polymorphic toxin-type HINT domain-containing protein — protein MISGGLAGGSAAVDVMVALVSLTTLAWAIFDVLQISCALIAATNPLLAIIFYSLFVISTINLIMTLETIILYWETRDYEYASQLFGELILNIATFGVFKVIEYLVPGIMTLFKTVKNQLDEIAQIAEQFGDEVAEVAARYGPDAIEAIKRYGPDAARVINNYGDSAVKAMARGIDPALIEKMDSLAVKVNKLEKFKILSREAALKVVEAVETIKDYLKTSVGRVFEKIRSVYRIEDELDLTTVDGCEFGLSRAKLKKKLIEEGMSEDSAEESLKFLEEGCFTGDTIVITKEGKKRIDEIKIGDFVFAKDVNTGKTAYKKVKQIYVKSAEEIVHIKVGDDEVKTTKSHLFFTDSGWWEAAEDIKSGDKIVTQDGIMKVVYEVEVEKLSAPVKIYNLNIEDYHTYFVGSSGLLVHNDCTPEETKLWGKWPDVAEKFKIIEKEGFGKLDEGRKSFTQELDNVLIGNSLSKEEFLEYIKRFVHDEKEQKLPSEVRKILLKIRSSIPKPDEDTVLIRVLSPDEEMLNKYYINAENPSVSGFIACAADLEDTKTCEELVARLRLDYKGSPFPDHNKLSDIKYNEISCYIVVFKTKDVDKIKIPVSKNMFEDISDEELANLGIRKEHFILFEEDEELAERYLSKPFTGTGFTATGAGYSEHISNDVMNQMKDKAIPEYFVHFENPLSLKDGAFLIEMRGNKNMKVIARYSEVEKRFIRFEE, from the coding sequence ATGATAAGCGGAGGGCTTGCAGGTGGTTCTGCAGCTGTTGATGTTATGGTTGCGCTGGTTAGTTTAACTACACTTGCTTGGGCTATATTTGATGTACTGCAAATATCTTGTGCTTTAATTGCTGCAACCAATCCGCTTTTAGCAATTATATTCTATTCATTGTTTGTAATCAGCACAATCAATCTCATTATGACGTTAGAAACAATAATTTTGTACTGGGAGACAAGAGATTATGAATATGCAAGCCAACTGTTTGGCGAGTTGATACTAAATATTGCTACATTTGGAGTATTTAAGGTAATTGAATATTTAGTACCGGGTATTATGACGTTATTCAAGACGGTAAAAAATCAACTGGATGAGATAGCCCAGATAGCTGAACAATTTGGAGATGAAGTTGCTGAAGTTGCAGCAAGATACGGTCCTGATGCGATTGAGGCTATAAAGAGGTATGGTCCAGATGCTGCGAGAGTGATCAACAATTATGGTGATAGTGCAGTAAAAGCTATGGCAAGAGGTATTGACCCTGCGCTTATTGAAAAAATGGACAGTTTAGCTGTTAAGGTAAATAAGCTTGAAAAATTCAAGATACTATCTCGTGAAGCAGCTCTCAAAGTTGTTGAGGCAGTGGAAACAATAAAGGACTACTTGAAAACATCTGTGGGAAGAGTTTTTGAAAAGATTAGGTCTGTGTACAGGATTGAAGATGAGTTAGATTTAACAACAGTGGATGGATGTGAATTTGGCTTATCAAGGGCAAAACTGAAGAAGAAATTAATAGAAGAGGGAATGAGTGAGGATTCGGCTGAAGAATCACTAAAATTTTTAGAAGAAGGTTGCTTTACCGGGGACACAATTGTTATTACAAAAGAGGGTAAAAAGAGGATAGATGAGATAAAGATAGGTGATTTTGTTTTTGCGAAGGATGTCAATACAGGTAAGACAGCTTATAAGAAAGTTAAACAGATTTATGTCAAGAGTGCGGAAGAAATTGTTCATATCAAAGTTGGAGATGATGAAGTAAAAACTACGAAATCGCACTTATTCTTTACAGATTCGGGCTGGTGGGAAGCAGCTGAGGATATAAAAAGTGGTGACAAAATAGTAACACAAGATGGTATAATGAAAGTAGTATATGAAGTAGAAGTTGAGAAGTTAAGCGCACCTGTAAAAATTTATAATCTCAACATAGAAGATTATCATACTTACTTTGTTGGAAGCTCTGGATTGCTTGTGCATAATGACTGCACACCTGAGGAGACTAAACTTTGGGGAAAATGGCCAGATGTAGCCGAAAAATTTAAGATAATTGAAAAAGAAGGTTTTGGTAAACTTGACGAAGGCAGAAAATCTTTTACCCAGGAATTAGATAATGTTCTTATAGGAAATTCACTTTCGAAAGAAGAGTTTTTAGAGTACATTAAGAGATTTGTTCATGACGAAAAAGAACAAAAACTTCCATCTGAAGTAAGGAAAATATTGCTTAAAATTAGAAGCTCAATACCAAAACCAGATGAGGATACAGTATTAATAAGAGTTCTAAGCCCTGATGAGGAGATGTTAAATAAATATTATATAAATGCGGAAAATCCATCTGTAAGTGGATTTATAGCGTGTGCAGCTGACCTTGAAGACACTAAGACTTGTGAGGAACTTGTAGCACGACTAAGGTTAGATTACAAAGGTTCACCATTTCCGGATCATAATAAGCTATCTGATATTAAATATAATGAAATATCATGCTATATTGTGGTATTTAAAACGAAGGACGTAGACAAGATAAAAATTCCAGTTAGCAAAAATATGTTTGAAGACATTTCGGATGAAGAGCTTGCTAATTTGGGTATTCGTAAAGAACATTTTATTTTATTTGAGGAGGATGAAGAGTTAGCGGAAAGGTATCTTTCCAAACCATTCACAGGGACTGGATTTACAGCAACAGGTGCTGGATACAGTGAGCATATAAGCAATGATGTAATGAATCAAATGAAAGACAAGGCAATACCGGAGTATTTTGTTCACTTTGAAAATCCCCTAAGTTTAAAAGATGGTGCATTTTTGATAGAAATGAGAGGAAATAAGAATATGAAAGTGATAGCAAGATATTCTGAAGTAGAAAAAAGATTTATACGTTTTGAGGAGTAA